The Halomonas sp. KG2 genome contains a region encoding:
- a CDS encoding HlyD family type I secretion periplasmic adaptor subunit, whose protein sequence is MTLRDISQAPPAAKQHTSSATPDWQALAMRRKRRPIRIGSWLLLGGLALFVAWAAWAPLDNGIAVPATVVVSGNRQAVEHPTGGVIGRLWVREGDQVTEGQTLISLDTTRLEHQARALRLQRASSLAETARLEAERDQLSTISMPSDLMSSADVDVGTMLALQRQLFTSRRNALAAEISGIEANLDGQRARVAGLESSMTQQRRRLSALGEQRNNLRELAADGYIPRNRLLEIENSYAQLQANIATETGTLQQTRRQIDELQLRLTQRNEEYQRDVQELLSQARLRAQELTSQLASTEFDLAHAEIRAPRSGTVVGLTQHTEGGVAQPGALLMEIVPQGEPLLVEGQLPVEQIDRVHAGLPVELAFTAFERSSTPRIPGVVSQVSADRLTNEQTGLPYYRMYVEVAADDLSPLGSQPLKAGMPVEAFVRTGERTLLNYLFKPLLDRARTAWGDA, encoded by the coding sequence ATGACCCTTCGCGATATCTCGCAGGCACCGCCTGCTGCAAAACAACACACCTCCTCAGCCACACCCGACTGGCAAGCACTCGCCATGCGTCGCAAGCGACGACCGATACGCATAGGGAGTTGGCTACTACTGGGAGGCTTAGCACTGTTTGTGGCTTGGGCAGCCTGGGCACCGTTGGATAATGGTATCGCGGTACCCGCAACAGTGGTTGTCTCCGGCAATCGACAGGCGGTTGAGCATCCAACCGGCGGTGTTATTGGGCGGCTGTGGGTACGTGAAGGAGACCAAGTGACAGAAGGCCAGACACTGATCAGCCTGGACACCACGCGGTTGGAACATCAAGCCCGTGCACTGCGCTTACAGCGGGCATCATCACTGGCAGAAACAGCACGCTTGGAGGCCGAGCGTGACCAACTAAGCACTATTAGCATGCCTTCTGACCTGATGAGCAGTGCCGATGTAGACGTCGGCACCATGCTGGCATTGCAACGCCAGTTATTTACCAGCCGGCGTAATGCCCTGGCCGCTGAAATATCAGGGATCGAGGCCAACCTTGATGGTCAGCGTGCCCGGGTGGCGGGGCTAGAGTCCTCGATGACCCAACAGCGGCGGCGCCTGTCAGCCTTGGGTGAGCAGCGCAACAACCTGCGTGAGCTGGCTGCCGACGGTTATATTCCCCGCAACCGGCTGCTGGAAATCGAAAACAGCTATGCCCAGCTGCAGGCTAACATTGCCACAGAGACCGGCACGTTGCAGCAGACCCGACGCCAGATTGATGAGTTACAGCTTCGCCTGACCCAACGCAATGAAGAGTACCAGCGTGACGTGCAGGAGCTACTGTCCCAGGCACGCTTACGTGCACAGGAGCTAACTAGCCAGCTGGCAAGCACCGAGTTTGACTTGGCCCATGCCGAGATACGCGCTCCTCGCTCAGGAACGGTGGTGGGGCTAACCCAGCATACCGAAGGAGGTGTGGCCCAGCCCGGTGCCTTACTGATGGAAATTGTCCCCCAAGGCGAACCCTTATTGGTGGAGGGCCAGTTGCCCGTTGAACAGATTGACCGAGTGCACGCGGGCCTGCCAGTTGAGCTTGCCTTTACCGCTTTCGAGCGTAGCAGCACACCACGCATACCCGGGGTTGTCAGCCAGGTTTCCGCCGACCGGCTAACCAATGAACAGACAGGGCTGCCTTATTACCGGATGTATGTCGAAGTAGCCGCCGATGACCTCTCACCCTTGGGCAGCCAACCACTCAAAGCGGGTATGCCGGTCGAAGCCTTTGTGCGCACTGGCGAACGCACGCTGCTCAACTACCTGTTTAAGCCACTGCTTGACCGCGCCCGCACGGCTTGGGGGGATGCATGA
- a CDS encoding TolC family outer membrane protein — protein sequence MIRVASRRYRTWLLLACLCCSFNAFALDFREAYELAKQHDPGWLAAQSESAAGQQERALGRSALLPSLNYRYSRAKNWSEVRQETPLGSTTSDMDYTSYSSSFTLTQPLLDAAAFAQYQAGKAQAQAAELTLERARQALAVQVLQAYTGVLYAHDDIELTTAHLRALQEEHERSQRFIEYGEGTRTDQLEIAAQARLVEAQLIEAEDRLSDAHNALRTLTGTGVPSSALAPLQADQLARNVQTTQESPVSSLEQWQEHTLAHNPELAAQRSLLEAARHQLNQQRAGHLPNIRLYARSQISDSNSENVIGQRYDTDSIGVEVNLPLYSGGRVVAASRQADSTYAQTRHELDAATIEMLNDVERQYRLTRSSQQRIEAYQQTVVAATERLEATRRSILGGERTNLDVLNAERERFEALRDLSRARYDYLLAWLTLRWQAGVLNDEDISQVAGYF from the coding sequence ATGATTCGTGTTGCATCACGGCGATATCGCACTTGGTTGTTGCTTGCTTGCCTCTGCTGCTCTTTCAATGCGTTCGCACTGGACTTCCGTGAGGCCTACGAGCTGGCCAAACAGCATGATCCAGGCTGGCTGGCCGCACAGAGCGAAAGTGCAGCCGGTCAACAGGAACGAGCGCTGGGGCGATCAGCATTACTGCCCTCGCTCAACTATCGCTACTCACGGGCTAAAAACTGGTCGGAAGTGCGGCAGGAAACACCGCTCGGCTCGACCACAAGCGATATGGATTACACCAGTTATTCCTCTTCTTTCACGCTAACGCAGCCCTTGCTGGATGCAGCGGCTTTCGCCCAGTATCAAGCTGGTAAAGCACAGGCCCAAGCCGCTGAGCTGACGCTTGAGCGCGCCCGTCAGGCGCTAGCCGTTCAGGTTCTCCAGGCCTACACGGGAGTGCTTTACGCCCACGACGATATCGAACTGACGACAGCCCACCTACGCGCTCTGCAAGAAGAACACGAGCGCAGCCAGCGCTTTATCGAGTATGGCGAGGGCACCCGTACTGACCAGTTAGAGATTGCTGCCCAGGCACGCTTGGTGGAAGCCCAACTGATTGAAGCCGAAGACCGCTTGAGCGATGCCCACAATGCACTGCGCACCCTGACTGGCACAGGTGTCCCATCCAGTGCACTCGCCCCACTGCAGGCCGACCAGCTAGCCCGCAATGTGCAAACTACCCAGGAAAGCCCCGTGTCATCACTGGAGCAGTGGCAAGAGCACACGCTGGCCCATAATCCTGAGCTGGCCGCCCAGCGCAGCCTACTGGAAGCCGCGCGTCACCAACTGAACCAGCAACGCGCCGGACACCTGCCAAATATACGCTTATACGCACGCAGTCAGATATCCGACTCCAACTCTGAAAACGTCATTGGTCAGCGTTACGACACCGACAGCATTGGCGTGGAGGTCAACTTACCGCTCTATTCCGGCGGCCGAGTCGTGGCGGCTAGCCGTCAGGCAGACAGTACCTATGCACAGACGCGCCATGAACTGGATGCCGCCACAATAGAAATGCTGAACGATGTCGAGCGCCAGTACCGTTTAACCCGTAGCAGCCAGCAGCGCATTGAGGCCTACCAGCAGACGGTAGTCGCCGCAACAGAACGCCTTGAAGCCACACGGCGAAGCATTCTGGGCGGCGAACGAACCAATTTAGACGTGCTAAACGCCGAGCGCGAACGTTTCGAGGCGTTACGCGATCTGTCCCGTGCCCGTTATGACTATTTATTAGCTTGGCTAACACTGCGCTGGCAAGCGGGGGTATTAAATGATGAGGACATTTCCCAAGTTGCTGGCTATTTTTAG
- a CDS encoding YbaN family protein, with protein sequence MTLIRILWVGLAGLSFSIGVLGIFLPLLPTTVFMLMAVYCASRGSPRFEVWIRSRHYVGPLLVNWEQERAIPKRAKIFAVCTIALSAMITVWSLGPGWLSGAVVALLMLIALWLATRPEPSSHS encoded by the coding sequence ATGACGCTGATACGTATTCTTTGGGTGGGTTTGGCAGGGTTGAGTTTTAGCATCGGCGTATTAGGCATTTTTCTACCCCTGCTGCCTACCACCGTGTTTATGCTAATGGCGGTTTACTGCGCCTCCAGAGGCTCGCCGCGCTTCGAGGTTTGGATCCGCTCCCGCCACTATGTCGGCCCCCTACTGGTTAACTGGGAACAAGAGCGCGCCATACCCAAGCGCGCTAAGATTTTTGCTGTTTGCACGATAGCGTTGAGTGCAATGATCACCGTCTGGTCACTCGGGCCTGGCTGGTTAAGCGGAGCAGTGGTGGCCCTACTAATGCTTATTGCACTTTGGCTGGCTACCCGGCCAGAGCCTTCTTCTCATAGTTAA
- the mgtE gene encoding magnesium transporter → MRDEEKYTNSEEQLLYLQKRLDEEDTAALSELFAELDILSIARTLESFPTKTRDRLWEYIPEALLGEVLAEVDEDIRADYIEDLSASDVEQIVKGLDAQEVAEVLDVADEEIKTTVYASLDQEIRAQVENLHSYEDDVVGRYMDPETVNVKQGVSLEAVQRYIRIHQLLDDESQQIMITDKNKRLLGTLTLIDLVKQPQESVVDEYMVAPFTLNDQMKVSEAAALLRSKELPFVPVCDSDGLLVGQLNAADVLEITQDDADMTLKHMSGVSDEEEVFTPILRSAKSRGIWLGINLLTAFLAAFVIGQFEEVLDQIVALAILMPVVASMGGIAGSQTLTVVIRGLALGQLAGNNKQWLYNKELWVGMSNGLVWALVVGGISYLWFGDPLITLVITLAIFVNMSLANLSGVLIPLVLKRLQIDPALSGAVILTTVTDVVGFMSFLGLATLIIL, encoded by the coding sequence ATGCGCGATGAGGAAAAATACACAAATTCAGAGGAGCAACTGCTCTATCTTCAAAAACGGTTAGATGAGGAAGATACCGCCGCCCTAAGCGAGCTGTTTGCTGAACTCGATATTTTATCGATTGCGCGCACGCTTGAGTCTTTCCCAACCAAAACTCGCGACCGATTGTGGGAGTACATTCCTGAAGCACTGCTCGGTGAAGTGCTCGCCGAAGTCGATGAAGATATTCGTGCCGACTACATTGAAGACCTTTCTGCCAGCGATGTAGAACAAATCGTTAAAGGCCTAGATGCCCAGGAAGTGGCTGAAGTTCTCGACGTCGCCGACGAAGAGATCAAAACGACCGTCTATGCCAGCTTAGATCAAGAGATCCGCGCCCAAGTTGAGAATCTTCATTCTTATGAAGATGACGTGGTTGGTCGTTACATGGACCCAGAAACGGTTAATGTAAAACAGGGCGTATCGCTGGAAGCCGTACAGCGCTATATCCGTATTCATCAGCTATTGGATGATGAATCGCAACAGATCATGATTACCGACAAGAATAAGCGTCTGTTGGGCACGCTGACGCTTATTGATCTAGTCAAACAACCACAGGAGAGCGTCGTTGATGAGTACATGGTTGCCCCCTTCACACTCAATGACCAGATGAAGGTAAGCGAGGCTGCCGCACTGCTCCGCTCTAAAGAGCTGCCTTTTGTCCCGGTTTGCGATAGCGACGGGCTGTTAGTGGGCCAGTTGAACGCCGCTGATGTATTAGAAATCACTCAAGATGATGCTGACATGACGTTAAAACACATGTCGGGCGTCAGCGATGAAGAAGAAGTCTTCACTCCGATACTCCGCAGCGCAAAGAGCCGCGGCATTTGGCTGGGTATTAACCTGCTCACTGCCTTTTTAGCGGCCTTCGTAATTGGGCAGTTTGAAGAGGTACTGGATCAAATTGTAGCGCTAGCCATCCTGATGCCGGTGGTCGCGAGTATGGGCGGAATTGCGGGCAGCCAAACCCTCACTGTGGTGATACGCGGCTTAGCGCTCGGCCAGCTCGCCGGTAATAACAAACAGTGGCTTTATAACAAAGAGCTGTGGGTGGGGATGAGTAACGGCTTGGTGTGGGCACTGGTCGTTGGTGGTATTTCCTACCTGTGGTTCGGCGATCCGCTGATTACGCTGGTGATTACGCTGGCCATCTTTGTGAATATGAGCCTAGCGAACTTATCAGGCGTGCTGATTCCCTTAGTGTTGAAAAGGTTGCAAATAGACCCCGCGTTATCAGGTGCCGTCATTTTAACCACCGTTACCGATGTAGTCGGCTTTATGTCGTTCTTGGGGTTAGCTACTTTGATTATCCTATGA
- a CDS encoding aldehyde dehydrogenase family protein, with product MNNPYETIFHRQKTAFLSDRTKSRDWRLDQLARMERMLLEHRERWCAALHQDFGKPPFEQQFEITVPMGNIAYYRDNLDRLMAPEEVEIPEGLAKLGQRGVIRREPFGVTLVIGPFNAPILLLLDPAIAALAAGNPVILKPANTTPATAALFAELVPQYFEPEDVSVVTGGREEISALLELPFDFIFFTGSSAVGKVVMRAAAEHLTPVILELGGQNPTIVDETADLDRAADAIAWGHNAISGQWCIAPGFVCVHDSVADIFVEKLKAAVTRMYGADPSQSPDFARMISEKDAQRVASYILPDKTVLGGRFDVPARYVEPTLLYPSDWLDPAMQQEVFGPVLPILRYGDMGTLIEKLKTRDKPLAAYIFSRDEATIEHFLQSVSFGGGCVNLTNLHCWVGSLPFGGVGNSGIGKYYGKTGFDALSNTKSLLISPADKTVDVYPPYKDKDISAMLAPFS from the coding sequence ATGAACAATCCGTATGAGACGATATTCCACCGCCAGAAAACAGCTTTTCTCAGCGACCGCACGAAATCACGCGACTGGCGGCTAGATCAACTCGCGAGAATGGAGCGCATGCTGCTCGAACATCGCGAACGCTGGTGTGCGGCACTTCATCAAGATTTCGGCAAGCCGCCGTTCGAACAACAGTTCGAGATCACGGTACCGATGGGAAATATCGCCTATTATCGCGACAATCTGGACCGGCTGATGGCACCGGAAGAGGTCGAAATCCCCGAAGGGCTGGCAAAGCTCGGCCAGCGCGGTGTGATCCGACGCGAACCCTTCGGCGTGACACTGGTGATCGGGCCTTTCAATGCGCCAATCCTCCTGTTGCTCGATCCGGCCATTGCGGCGCTGGCAGCGGGTAATCCCGTGATCCTGAAACCGGCCAACACCACGCCCGCAACTGCTGCGCTCTTCGCGGAACTGGTGCCGCAATATTTCGAGCCCGAAGACGTTTCCGTGGTCACTGGCGGACGCGAGGAGATCTCAGCGCTGCTGGAATTGCCCTTCGACTTCATTTTCTTCACCGGCAGTTCGGCGGTGGGCAAAGTCGTCATGCGTGCCGCTGCCGAGCACCTGACGCCAGTGATCCTGGAACTGGGTGGGCAGAACCCGACCATCGTCGACGAAACCGCAGACCTTGATCGTGCCGCCGACGCCATCGCCTGGGGGCATAACGCGATTTCGGGTCAATGGTGCATCGCGCCCGGTTTCGTCTGCGTACATGATAGTGTCGCAGACATTTTTGTCGAGAAACTGAAAGCTGCGGTCACGCGCATGTACGGGGCCGATCCCTCGCAAAGCCCTGACTTTGCGCGCATGATCAGCGAGAAAGATGCGCAACGCGTTGCTTCCTACATCCTGCCGGACAAGACCGTACTCGGGGGGCGCTTCGATGTGCCTGCCCGCTACGTCGAGCCCACCCTGCTTTATCCTTCCGACTGGTTGGACCCAGCGATGCAGCAGGAGGTGTTTGGTCCGGTGCTGCCGATCCTGCGCTACGGCGACATGGGCACGCTGATCGAAAAGCTGAAGACAAGAGACAAACCGCTGGCCGCCTATATCTTCAGCCGCGACGAGGCGACGATCGAGCACTTTCTTCAGTCAGTGTCCTTCGGCGGCGGCTGCGTAAACCTGACCAATCTGCATTGCTGGGTCGGCTCGCTGCCCTTCGGCGGGGTCGGCAATTCAGGGATAGGGAAGTATTACGGCAAGACGGGGTTCGATGCACTCAGCAACACCAAGTCGCTGCTGATCTCGCCCGCCGACAAGACCGTCGATGTCTATCCGCCCTACAAGGACAAAGATATTAGCGCGATGCTGGCGCCGTTTTCCTGA
- a CDS encoding Gfo/Idh/MocA family oxidoreductase: protein MKTLKIGLIGTGFMGKAHAIAFNAASSVFELPAKPVCELLADVNLATAESRARAWGFARATDDWRALVEDSEVDVVDICAPNFLHKEMALAAIAAGKHVYAEKPLALSTADADEMVVAAEKAGVKTLVGFNYIRNSATQLARQIVASGEIGELIHFRGRHNEDYLLDPHKPHDWHTKRATAGAGALGDVGSHILNMAEFLTGQRISEVCGQLQTVIPTRPSADGSGMAAVENDDQAQAMLRFDKGLIGNIETSRVAAGRKMGLAYTLTGTKGAIVFDQECMSELQLYRHGDAHGRRGFTTLLAGPEHPDYAAFSPAPGHGLGYNDQKIIEVRDLVEGIINARPLYPDFREAARVNRLIDAIETSDQTGRWVQV, encoded by the coding sequence ATGAAAACCCTCAAGATTGGCTTAATCGGCACCGGTTTTATGGGCAAAGCCCACGCCATTGCCTTTAATGCAGCATCCAGCGTTTTTGAACTGCCCGCTAAACCCGTTTGCGAACTGCTGGCGGACGTTAACCTTGCCACTGCGGAGAGCCGAGCACGTGCCTGGGGATTTGCCCGCGCCACCGATGATTGGCGCGCCTTGGTAGAAGATAGTGAGGTGGATGTGGTGGATATCTGCGCGCCTAACTTTCTGCATAAAGAGATGGCCCTGGCTGCCATTGCCGCTGGCAAGCATGTTTACGCTGAAAAACCGCTGGCGCTGAGCACGGCAGACGCCGACGAAATGGTCGTTGCGGCTGAAAAGGCGGGCGTCAAAACCCTGGTGGGCTTTAACTACATTCGCAATTCCGCCACCCAGTTGGCTCGTCAGATTGTCGCCAGTGGTGAAATTGGTGAGCTGATTCACTTTCGTGGGCGGCACAACGAGGATTACCTGCTCGACCCGCACAAGCCCCACGACTGGCATACCAAGCGCGCCACCGCAGGCGCCGGTGCGTTAGGTGATGTGGGGTCGCATATTCTCAATATGGCCGAATTTTTAACCGGACAGCGGATTAGCGAGGTTTGCGGTCAGCTACAGACTGTCATTCCCACTCGGCCCAGTGCCGACGGCAGCGGTATGGCCGCGGTGGAAAACGATGATCAGGCCCAGGCCATGCTGCGGTTTGATAAAGGGTTAATCGGCAATATCGAAACGTCTCGGGTGGCGGCTGGTCGCAAAATGGGCTTGGCCTACACGCTAACGGGCACCAAAGGCGCCATTGTGTTTGATCAGGAGTGCATGAGCGAGCTGCAGTTATATCGCCACGGTGATGCCCACGGCAGGCGTGGGTTCACTACGCTGTTGGCAGGCCCGGAACACCCCGACTACGCGGCCTTTAGCCCCGCACCGGGCCATGGTTTGGGCTATAACGACCAGAAAATTATCGAGGTGCGTGATCTGGTCGAAGGTATCATTAACGCTCGTCCCCTCTATCCAGATTTCCGCGAAGCCGCGCGGGTGAATCGTTTGATAGATGCCATCGAAACGTCAGATCAGACGGGGCGGTGGGTTCAAGTCTAA
- a CDS encoding CoA-acylating methylmalonate-semialdehyde dehydrogenase, with amino-acid sequence MKMLSHYLNGEFSTGQSQRTSPVYNPATGEQSAQVALATVDETREAVRIADEAFAGWSKVSPLKRARILFKFKALVEEHTDELARLISSEHGKVFSDAKGEVTRGLEVVEFACGIPHLQKGEHSMNVGSGVDSYSMMQPLGVCAGISPFNFPAMVPMWMFPIALACGNTFVMKPSEKDPSTPLRLAELLSEAGLPDGVFNVVNGDKEAVDVLLTDERVQAVSFVGSTPIAEYIYATASAHGKRVQALGGAKNHMVIMPDADLDQAVGALMGAAYGSAGERCMAISVAVPVGEDTANRLREKLVAELDNLTVGPGLVDGPDNDMGPLITREHRDKVADYIQVGVDEGAELVVDGRQTTVDGAGDGYFIGGTLFDHVTPKMRIHSEEIFGPVLAIARVTSFDEAVSMINAHEYGNGTAIFTRDGDAARQYCEQIQVGMVGVNVPIPVPMAFHSFGGWKRSLFGPLHMHGPDGVRFYTRMKTITQRWPSGIREETNHFTMPTM; translated from the coding sequence ATGAAGATGTTATCCCATTATCTTAATGGTGAGTTCTCCACTGGTCAGAGCCAGCGCACTTCGCCGGTTTATAATCCGGCCACCGGCGAACAAAGCGCCCAGGTAGCGCTAGCCACCGTTGATGAAACTCGTGAAGCCGTGCGCATCGCCGACGAAGCCTTTGCCGGCTGGTCAAAAGTCTCGCCGCTAAAGCGCGCGCGTATTCTGTTTAAGTTTAAAGCGCTGGTTGAAGAGCACACCGATGAGCTGGCGCGACTCATCTCCAGCGAACACGGCAAGGTGTTTTCTGACGCCAAAGGCGAAGTGACCCGCGGCCTGGAAGTGGTTGAGTTTGCCTGCGGCATTCCCCACCTGCAGAAGGGCGAGCACTCCATGAACGTCGGCAGCGGCGTTGATAGCTATTCGATGATGCAGCCGCTGGGCGTGTGCGCCGGTATCTCGCCGTTCAACTTCCCCGCTATGGTGCCCATGTGGATGTTCCCCATTGCACTGGCCTGCGGCAACACCTTCGTCATGAAGCCTTCGGAAAAAGACCCCTCCACGCCGCTGCGCTTAGCCGAGCTGTTAAGCGAAGCGGGCCTGCCGGATGGTGTCTTTAACGTCGTCAATGGCGATAAAGAAGCGGTCGATGTGCTGCTCACTGATGAGCGTGTTCAAGCGGTAAGTTTTGTGGGTTCCACACCCATCGCCGAGTACATCTACGCTACCGCATCAGCGCATGGCAAGCGTGTTCAGGCGCTGGGCGGGGCTAAAAACCATATGGTGATTATGCCCGATGCGGATCTCGATCAAGCCGTGGGCGCCCTGATGGGCGCGGCCTATGGCTCAGCAGGCGAGCGCTGTATGGCAATTTCCGTTGCTGTACCCGTGGGCGAAGATACCGCCAACCGCCTGCGTGAAAAGCTGGTGGCTGAACTGGATAATTTGACGGTCGGGCCTGGCCTGGTTGATGGCCCTGATAACGATATGGGGCCGCTCATCACCCGCGAGCATCGCGACAAGGTAGCTGACTATATTCAGGTTGGTGTGGATGAAGGCGCAGAACTCGTGGTCGACGGTCGCCAGACAACGGTTGATGGCGCAGGCGATGGCTACTTTATTGGCGGCACTCTGTTCGATCATGTGACGCCAAAAATGCGTATTCACTCCGAGGAGATCTTTGGCCCGGTGTTGGCGATTGCTCGTGTGACCAGCTTCGACGAAGCGGTCAGCATGATCAACGCTCATGAATACGGCAACGGCACGGCAATCTTTACCCGCGATGGCGATGCGGCGCGCCAATACTGCGAGCAGATCCAGGTCGGTATGGTCGGCGTTAACGTACCGATTCCGGTACCCATGGCGTTCCACAGCTTTGGCGGTTGGAAGCGCTCGCTGTTTGGCCCGCTGCATATGCACGGCCCCGACGGCGTGCGTTTCTACACCCGTATGAAAACCATCACCCAACGCTGGCCCAGCGGCATTCGTGAAGAGACTAACCACTTCACCATGCCGACCATGTAA
- the iolE gene encoding myo-inosose-2 dehydratase, with translation MPTVTLGINPLTWTNDDLPSLGGATPLETCLKEGREAGFSGFELGNKFPRTPDALNQVLSAHDLALVSGWYSAQLLERTPEEEIGAIQDHMNLLKQCGAKVMVLCEVTHCVHGDQERPLSQRPHLSEQQWQRLLHGLEVVGDYLKSQGIQLVYHHHLGTVIESQADVERLMDYTGEGVGLLLDFGHLRGAGGDPLAIAKRYSQRIHHVHCKDLRFPVLDAVRNRDKSFLNGVLDGLFTVPGDGNVDFLPALTHLCEQGYQGWLVVEAEQDPEVAHPLTYARLGYRNLRQLAEQAGFDIAS, from the coding sequence ATGCCAACGGTTACTTTAGGCATCAATCCGCTCACCTGGACCAACGATGACTTACCCAGCCTGGGTGGCGCAACACCGCTGGAAACCTGTTTGAAAGAGGGGCGTGAGGCAGGCTTCAGTGGTTTTGAATTAGGTAACAAGTTTCCCCGCACGCCTGACGCCTTGAATCAGGTGCTTAGCGCCCACGACTTGGCGCTTGTGTCGGGCTGGTACTCCGCGCAGCTGTTGGAACGCACGCCTGAAGAAGAGATTGGCGCTATTCAGGATCACATGAACCTGCTCAAGCAGTGCGGCGCTAAGGTGATGGTGCTATGTGAAGTTACCCACTGTGTACACGGTGATCAGGAGCGTCCGCTTTCACAGCGTCCGCATCTTTCCGAGCAACAGTGGCAGCGCCTGCTGCATGGCCTTGAGGTGGTGGGTGACTACCTGAAATCCCAGGGCATTCAACTGGTGTATCACCACCACCTGGGCACGGTGATCGAAAGCCAGGCCGACGTTGAACGCTTAATGGATTACACCGGCGAAGGCGTAGGGCTACTGCTTGATTTTGGTCATCTGCGCGGTGCAGGCGGCGACCCGCTCGCCATCGCCAAACGCTACAGCCAACGTATCCACCATGTGCACTGCAAAGACTTGCGCTTCCCTGTGCTGGACGCAGTGCGCAACCGCGACAAAAGCTTTTTAAACGGCGTGTTAGACGGCCTGTTTACGGTGCCGGGGGATGGCAATGTGGATTTTCTGCCCGCCTTAACCCACCTGTGCGAACAGGGCTACCAGGGTTGGTTAGTGGTTGAAGCCGAACAAGACCCTGAAGTCGCCCATCCGTTGACCTATGCCCGCCTGGGGTATCGCAACTTGCGCCAACTTGCCGAGCAGGCAGGTTTCGACATTGCCAGCTAA